A single window of Rhizobium indicum DNA harbors:
- a CDS encoding SDR family oxidoreductase: MAYRQNGKESPPTELKGKIALVTGAGSGIGKAAALRLAAEGARVAALSRTADEVEKTCAEIKAAGGQSIALTADTSDEAQMRGAVEQLTDTFDGLDIVVANAGINGVWAPIDDLKPEEWDKTIAVNLRGTYLTLHLTVPHLKRHGGSIIVVSSINGTRTFTTPGATAYTATKAGQVAMVLQLALELGRHGIRVNAVCPGEIETNISANTDSRHREETEVPVIWPQGDIPIAGGKAGKSEDVAETILFLASDRARHITGTPIWIDGGQGLLR, from the coding sequence TTGGCTTACCGACAAAACGGCAAGGAGAGCCCGCCCACGGAGCTGAAGGGAAAGATCGCGTTGGTAACAGGCGCCGGTTCCGGCATCGGCAAAGCCGCCGCTTTGCGGCTCGCTGCCGAGGGTGCAAGGGTCGCAGCATTGAGCCGCACCGCCGACGAAGTCGAAAAAACTTGCGCCGAGATCAAGGCCGCCGGCGGCCAGTCGATCGCGTTGACGGCAGATACCAGCGACGAAGCTCAAATGCGAGGCGCCGTGGAACAACTGACCGACACCTTCGACGGCCTCGACATCGTAGTCGCCAATGCTGGGATCAACGGTGTGTGGGCGCCGATCGACGATCTGAAACCGGAAGAATGGGACAAGACCATCGCCGTCAATCTGCGCGGCACCTATCTGACCCTGCATCTGACGGTTCCGCATCTGAAGCGCCACGGCGGCTCAATCATCGTCGTCTCTTCGATCAATGGCACCCGTACCTTCACCACGCCGGGCGCCACCGCCTACACCGCAACCAAGGCGGGCCAGGTCGCCATGGTCCTGCAGCTCGCCCTCGAACTCGGCCGACACGGCATCCGCGTCAATGCCGTCTGCCCCGGCGAAATCGAGACCAATATCAGCGCCAATACCGACAGCCGCCACCGCGAGGAGACGGAGGTTCCCGTCATCTGGCCGCAGGGGGATATCCCGATCGCCGGCGGCAAGGCAGGCAAGAGCGAGGACGTCGCCGAAACAATCCTTTTCCTCGCCTCCGACCGCGCCCGACACATCACCGGTACGCCGATCTGGATCGACGGCGGTCAGGGCCTGTTGCGATAG
- a CDS encoding DoxX family protein: protein MARAIAIIVARIIFSFVFFMAAGFKFADIGATVGYITAAGFPMATFLTWIAAFFEIALALAFISGAFFSEASLLAAIYVIFLAFAFHGPSHWQQNQAEFGFFVDHFTFLAGLLFAAVHGPERWALSHSLLRRL, encoded by the coding sequence ATGGCCAGAGCAATCGCGATCATCGTCGCCCGCATCATCTTCAGCTTCGTCTTCTTCATGGCCGCCGGCTTCAAGTTTGCCGATATCGGCGCAACAGTGGGCTATATCACTGCCGCCGGCTTTCCGATGGCGACATTCCTTACCTGGATCGCTGCCTTCTTTGAGATCGCGCTGGCGCTCGCTTTCATATCAGGGGCCTTCTTCTCCGAGGCCAGCCTGCTCGCAGCCATCTATGTGATCTTCCTCGCTTTCGCCTTCCACGGTCCGTCCCATTGGCAGCAGAATCAGGCCGAGTTCGGCTTCTTCGTCGATCACTTTACCTTCCTCGCCGGTCTGCTCTTTGCCGCCGTCCATGGACCTGAGAGATGGGCGCTGAGCCACAGCCTCCTCAGGAGGCTCTAG
- a CDS encoding LacI family DNA-binding transcriptional regulator: protein MAHLFLVKDIAFQAGLSTATVDRVLNGRPGVRRQTEMRVKAAIAELEKQQAGAMGSGRMLAIDIVMETPQRFSDAVRAAFEAEMATFLPGVFRCRFHFAEMMKPAELVQLLDRIRLRGTHGIVLKAPDVAEVAAAVARADAAGIPVVTLVTDLPNSARIAYAGADNRAAGETAAYLIGEFLGNDGGKVLVTLSSGRFRGEEEREIGFRRIIRARYPDIGITEISEGHGTDAATGTLAAVALAADPAINAVYSIGGGNRAVLAAFDAAKRPVRVFVAHDLDADNRALLAARRIGFVLHHDLRTDARSAFRAIMSRATALPRAVTPSLSSVEIVTPYNMPAAG from the coding sequence ATGGCACACCTCTTTCTCGTCAAGGATATTGCCTTCCAGGCCGGGCTCAGCACCGCGACCGTCGACCGGGTGTTGAACGGCAGGCCGGGCGTGCGCCGGCAGACCGAGATGCGGGTGAAGGCGGCGATCGCGGAACTGGAGAAGCAGCAGGCCGGCGCGATGGGCAGCGGCCGCATGCTGGCGATCGATATCGTCATGGAGACGCCGCAGCGTTTCAGCGATGCGGTGCGCGCCGCCTTCGAGGCGGAGATGGCGACCTTTCTGCCCGGCGTCTTCCGCTGCCGGTTCCATTTCGCCGAGATGATGAAGCCGGCCGAACTGGTGCAGCTTCTCGATCGCATCCGGCTGCGCGGCACGCATGGCATCGTACTCAAGGCGCCTGACGTCGCCGAGGTGGCGGCCGCCGTTGCCCGGGCGGATGCGGCCGGCATTCCCGTCGTGACGCTGGTGACCGACCTGCCGAATTCGGCACGCATCGCCTATGCCGGCGCCGACAACCGGGCAGCGGGAGAGACCGCTGCCTATCTGATCGGCGAATTTCTCGGGAATGATGGTGGCAAGGTGCTGGTGACGCTGTCGAGCGGACGGTTCCGCGGCGAGGAGGAGCGCGAAATCGGCTTTCGCCGCATCATCCGCGCCCGCTATCCCGACATCGGCATTACCGAAATCAGCGAGGGGCACGGCACCGATGCCGCGACAGGAACGCTTGCCGCGGTAGCGCTTGCGGCCGATCCCGCCATCAACGCCGTCTATTCGATCGGCGGCGGCAACCGGGCGGTGCTGGCGGCCTTCGACGCGGCCAAACGTCCCGTCCGCGTTTTCGTCGCTCATGATCTCGATGCGGATAATCGCGCCCTGCTTGCGGCGCGTCGGATCGGCTTCGTGCTGCATCATGATCTCAGGACCGATGCACGTTCGGCCTTCCGGGCGATCATGAGTCGGGCGACTGCATTGCCGCGCGCAGTTACGCCCTCGCTTTCATCCGTCGAAATCGTCACGCCCTACAATATGCCCGCGGCCGGGTGA
- a CDS encoding adenylate/guanylate cyclase domain-containing protein, producing MDYSDVSTIAAWITEQGLKGVSEAELMTGFCSACRDAGLPLDRGLALMDTLHPVHEGRAFRWDSIEEIQTEFEYGPTISGEAASNWQRSAFYHLWSRNEREIRRRLGFGDPIDFSMLDTIAEAGHTDFVAMMHRFSEAGTIGEMDCFFSHFATKHPEGFSDHDLAILRKLVPVLGLAIKCIALGRIARTIAEVYLGEDAARQVMEGKISRGKSERISAALWFSDLLNYTKISDSVPPEEIIPLLNDYSEAVITAIHESGGNVLKLIGDGVLAIFKGEVPAETCRAALSAESLLREKLTTLNAARAADGRATTDVYIGLHIGDVFYGNIGSQDRLDFTVIGPAVNEVSRIASMCRSVDLNLLISSDFAAAVPEQQRTALACVGRYALRGVQRAQELYTLDSARLNS from the coding sequence ATGGATTACAGCGACGTCAGCACGATTGCAGCCTGGATCACGGAGCAGGGACTGAAGGGCGTTTCGGAAGCCGAACTGATGACCGGTTTCTGCTCGGCTTGCCGGGATGCCGGCCTGCCGCTCGACCGTGGTCTGGCGCTGATGGATACGCTGCATCCGGTGCATGAGGGCCGTGCCTTCCGCTGGGACAGCATCGAGGAAATCCAGACCGAGTTCGAATATGGTCCGACGATCTCGGGGGAGGCGGCGTCGAACTGGCAGCGTTCGGCCTTCTATCATCTTTGGTCTCGCAACGAGCGGGAGATACGCCGGCGTCTCGGCTTCGGCGATCCGATCGATTTCTCCATGCTCGATACGATCGCTGAAGCCGGTCACACGGATTTCGTGGCGATGATGCATCGTTTTTCCGAGGCCGGAACGATCGGCGAGATGGATTGCTTCTTCTCGCATTTCGCGACGAAACATCCCGAGGGCTTTTCCGATCACGACCTCGCCATTCTGCGCAAGCTGGTGCCGGTGTTGGGGTTGGCGATCAAATGTATCGCGCTCGGGCGTATCGCCCGCACCATCGCCGAGGTCTATCTCGGCGAGGACGCGGCGCGCCAGGTGATGGAAGGCAAGATCAGCCGCGGCAAATCGGAGCGAATTTCCGCGGCACTCTGGTTCTCCGACCTGCTGAACTATACCAAGATCTCCGACAGCGTGCCGCCGGAGGAGATCATCCCGCTGCTCAACGACTATAGCGAGGCGGTGATCACGGCGATCCACGAGTCCGGCGGCAACGTGCTGAAGCTGATCGGCGACGGTGTGCTCGCCATCTTTAAGGGCGAGGTGCCAGCGGAGACGTGTCGCGCGGCGCTGAGCGCCGAATCGCTGCTGCGGGAAAAGCTCACCACACTGAATGCCGCGCGTGCGGCCGATGGCCGGGCGACGACCGACGTCTATATCGGCCTGCATATCGGCGATGTCTTCTACGGCAATATCGGGAGCCAGGACCGGTTGGATTTCACCGTTATCGGACCTGCCGTCAACGAGGTCAGCCGGATCGCCTCAATGTGTCGTTCCGTCGATCTCAACCTGTTGATCTCCTCCGATTTCGCCGCGGCGGTACCGGAGCAGCAGCGTACCGCACTCGCCTGCGTCGGACGTTATGCGTTGCGCGGCGTGCAGCGCGCGCAGGAACTCTATACCCTCGACAGCGCCCGGCTGAACAGCTGA